One genomic window of Hymenobacter sp. J193 includes the following:
- a CDS encoding aldehyde dehydrogenase: MVQLQNYINGLLVPAINGQYLPNIEPATGQVFSQIPASDALDVAQAVQAAEAALPAWRRLPAEERGRLLVRIAELIERDLEPLAQAESQDNGKPVSLARTVDIPRAASNFAFFGTAAQHFASETHFQEGVALNYTVRHPLGVVACISPWNLPLYLFTWKIAPALAAGCCVVAKPSEITPYTAFLLSELCLEAGLPAGVLNIVHGTGPVVGQAMVEHPSVKAISFTGGTKTGEHIARTAAPMFKKLSLELGGKNPNLIFADCDLAEAVRTSLRSSFANQGQICLCGSRIFVERPIYEQFRQKFLAGVAELTVGDPQDQSSRQGALVSEAHLQKVLGYIELAHQEGGKLLAGGQRVQVAGRCAGGYFLQPTVFEGLAPDCRVNREEIFGPVVTLTPFDTEEQVLAWANGTEYGLAATIWTRDLNRAHRVAHALHSGIVWINTWLHRDLRTPFGGMKNSGVGREGGLEALRFFTEPQSITVKL; this comes from the coding sequence ATGGTGCAGCTTCAGAATTACATTAATGGTCTGCTGGTACCCGCCATCAACGGCCAGTACCTGCCTAATATCGAGCCCGCCACCGGCCAGGTATTCAGCCAGATTCCGGCTTCTGATGCCCTGGACGTAGCCCAGGCCGTGCAGGCTGCCGAAGCGGCTTTGCCTGCCTGGCGGCGCCTGCCTGCCGAGGAGCGCGGCCGTTTGCTGGTGCGTATTGCCGAGCTGATCGAGCGCGACCTGGAGCCGCTGGCCCAGGCTGAAAGTCAGGACAACGGCAAGCCCGTGAGTCTGGCCCGCACCGTGGATATTCCGCGAGCGGCCAGCAACTTCGCGTTTTTCGGCACGGCGGCTCAGCATTTTGCCTCCGAAACCCACTTTCAGGAAGGCGTGGCTCTCAACTACACGGTGCGCCACCCGCTGGGGGTAGTGGCCTGCATTTCGCCCTGGAACCTGCCGCTTTATCTGTTCACCTGGAAGATTGCGCCGGCCCTGGCCGCTGGCTGCTGCGTAGTGGCCAAGCCGTCGGAAATTACGCCCTACACGGCTTTTCTGCTGAGTGAGCTGTGCCTGGAAGCCGGCTTGCCGGCCGGGGTGCTCAATATTGTGCACGGTACCGGGCCGGTAGTAGGCCAGGCTATGGTGGAGCATCCGAGCGTGAAGGCCATCAGCTTCACGGGCGGCACCAAAACCGGGGAGCATATTGCCCGTACCGCCGCGCCGATGTTCAAGAAACTTTCCCTGGAACTGGGCGGCAAAAACCCCAACCTCATCTTCGCCGACTGCGACTTGGCCGAGGCCGTGCGCACCAGTTTGCGCAGCTCTTTCGCCAACCAAGGACAGATCTGCCTGTGCGGCTCGCGCATCTTCGTTGAGCGCCCCATCTATGAGCAGTTCAGGCAGAAGTTTCTGGCTGGCGTGGCCGAGCTAACGGTGGGCGACCCGCAGGACCAAAGCAGCCGCCAGGGCGCGCTGGTGAGCGAGGCCCATTTGCAGAAAGTGCTCGGCTACATCGAGCTGGCGCACCAGGAAGGCGGTAAGCTGCTGGCCGGCGGGCAACGCGTGCAGGTGGCCGGCCGCTGCGCCGGGGGCTACTTCCTGCAGCCTACGGTGTTTGAAGGACTGGCGCCCGACTGCCGCGTGAATCGGGAGGAAATCTTTGGCCCGGTGGTCACGCTCACGCCTTTCGATACGGAAGAGCAGGTGCTGGCCTGGGCCAACGGCACCGAGTACGGCCTGGCCGCCACCATCTGGACGCGCGACCTGAACCGGGCCCACCGCGTGGCGCATGCCCTGCACAGCGGCATCGTATGGATAAACACCTGGCTGCACCGCGACCTGCGCACGCCCTTCGGCGGCATGAAGAACTCCGGCGTGGGCCGCGAAGGCGGCCTGGAAGCCCTGCGCTTCTTTACTGAGCCGCAAAGCATTACGGTGAAGCTGTAA